A window of the Chrysemys picta bellii isolate R12L10 unplaced genomic scaffold, ASM1138683v2 scaf9, whole genome shotgun sequence genome harbors these coding sequences:
- the LOC135977685 gene encoding fibrinogen-like protein 1-like protein isoform X3, with amino-acid sequence MMSGQSVSIATVCFGFQSSSLLLLSALSMMVLLCVAPVQGNGTLAHKKVERGFPKDCSNIPRDSPSGVQVIQPAGSPPRVVWCDMDTEGKGWTVVQRNSYNTEITWKESWSTYKYGFGNVQQDYWLGNEYLSLLTRQNIYKVRFVVEDKSNNTRYAEYDIFSVEDEPSGYPLRLGRYSGDGEDYLTTYHSGLGGIHDNMKFSTSDKDQDQTSGNCASSYGGWWYDKCQNVLLNRKGYIYWAGFCKSGECKSSLILVKPTDVCWVRQEEPILLGSSAAEKGRQY; translated from the exons atgatgtctgggcaaagtgtttccattgcaacagtgtgtttcg ggttccagtccagctctctcctgcttctgtctgcgctgtccatgatggtgctcctttgcgtagcccccgtgcagggcaacgggaccctggcccacaagaaggtcgagaggg ggttccccaaagactgcagcaacattcccagggacagccccagcggggtccagGTCATCCAGccagcaggctctccccctcgagtggtgtggtgtgacatggacaccgaaggcaagggctggaccgttgtccagagaaattcttacaacacagagatcacctggaaggagtcctggagcacctacaagtacggctttgggaacgtgcagcaggattactggctgggcaatgagtacctgtccctgctcacgcggcagaacatctacaaggtccgctttgtcgtggaggacaaatccaacaacacccgctacgcagagtacgacatcttcagtgtcgaggatgagcccagcgggtaccctctgaggctgggcaggtactctggggacggcgaggactatctcaccacctaccactccggcctggggggcatacacgacaacatgaagttcagcacaagtgacaaggatcaggaccagaccagtgggaactgcgcaagtagctatggaggctggtggtacgacaagtgtcagaacgtcctgctcaataggaaaggctacatctactgggcagggttctgtaagagtggggagtgcaagtcttccctcatcctggttaagccaacagacgtgtgctgggtccggcaggaggagcccatcctccttgggagcagcgccgctgagaaggggagacaatattag
- the LOC135977685 gene encoding fibrinogen-like protein 1-like protein isoform X1: protein MNTMMADRKHGAGLQCGFSLFWFDTHTHTPCLPHPASPHKKLPFCTCHGPAAAIIKLGTSGASHVSLCWFQSSSLLLLSALSMMVLLCVAPVQGNGTLAHKKVERGFPKDCSNIPRDSPSGVQVIQPAGSPPRVVWCDMDTEGKGWTVVQRNSYNTEITWKESWSTYKYGFGNVQQDYWLGNEYLSLLTRQNIYKVRFVVEDKSNNTRYAEYDIFSVEDEPSGYPLRLGRYSGDGEDYLTTYHSGLGGIHDNMKFSTSDKDQDQTSGNCASSYGGWWYDKCQNVLLNRKGYIYWAGFCKSGECKSSLILVKPTDVCWVRQEEPILLGSSAAEKGRQY from the exons atgaatacaatgatggctgacagaaagcacggtgccggactccagtgcggctttagcctgttctggtttgacacacacacacacacaccctgcctgccccaccccgcctcaccccacaaaaagctgccattttgcaccTGTCACgggccggcagcagctataatcaaacttgggacctctggagcttcacacgtgagcctctgct ggttccagtccagctctctcctgcttctgtctgcgctgtccatgatggtgctcctttgcgtagcccccgtgcagggcaacgggaccctggcccacaagaaggtcgagaggg ggttccccaaagactgcagcaacattcccagggacagccccagcggggtccagGTCATCCAGccagcaggctctccccctcgagtggtgtggtgtgacatggacaccgaaggcaagggctggaccgttgtccagagaaattcttacaacacagagatcacctggaaggagtcctggagcacctacaagtacggctttgggaacgtgcagcaggattactggctgggcaatgagtacctgtccctgctcacgcggcagaacatctacaaggtccgctttgtcgtggaggacaaatccaacaacacccgctacgcagagtacgacatcttcagtgtcgaggatgagcccagcgggtaccctctgaggctgggcaggtactctggggacggcgaggactatctcaccacctaccactccggcctggggggcatacacgacaacatgaagttcagcacaagtgacaaggatcaggaccagaccagtgggaactgcgcaagtagctatggaggctggtggtacgacaagtgtcagaacgtcctgctcaataggaaaggctacatctactgggcagggttctgtaagagtggggagtgcaagtcttccctcatcctggttaagccaacagacgtgtgctgggtccggcaggaggagcccatcctccttgggagcagcgccgctgagaaggggagacaatattag
- the LOC135977685 gene encoding fibrinogen-like protein 1-like protein isoform X5, translating to MMVLLCVAPVQGNGTLAHKKVERGFPKDCSNIPRDSPSGVQVIQPAGSPPRVVWCDMDTEGKGWTVVQRNSYNTEITWKESWSTYKYGFGNVQQDYWLGNEYLSLLTRQNIYKVRFVVEDKSNNTRYAEYDIFSVEDEPSGYPLRLGRYSGDGEDYLTTYHSGLGGIHDNMKFSTSDKDQDQTSGNCASSYGGWWYDKCQNVLLNRKGYIYWAGFCKSGECKSSLILVKPTDVCWVRQEEPILLGSSAAEKGRQY from the exons atgatggtgctcctttgcgtagcccccgtgcagggcaacgggaccctggcccacaagaaggtcgagaggg ggttccccaaagactgcagcaacattcccagggacagccccagcggggtccagGTCATCCAGccagcaggctctccccctcgagtggtgtggtgtgacatggacaccgaaggcaagggctggaccgttgtccagagaaattcttacaacacagagatcacctggaaggagtcctggagcacctacaagtacggctttgggaacgtgcagcaggattactggctgggcaatgagtacctgtccctgctcacgcggcagaacatctacaaggtccgctttgtcgtggaggacaaatccaacaacacccgctacgcagagtacgacatcttcagtgtcgaggatgagcccagcgggtaccctctgaggctgggcaggtactctggggacggcgaggactatctcaccacctaccactccggcctggggggcatacacgacaacatgaagttcagcacaagtgacaaggatcaggaccagaccagtgggaactgcgcaagtagctatggaggctggtggtacgacaagtgtcagaacgtcctgctcaataggaaaggctacatctactgggcagggttctgtaagagtggggagtgcaagtcttccctcatcctggttaagccaacagacgtgtgctgggtccggcaggaggagcccatcctccttgggagcagcgccgctgagaaggggagacaatattag
- the LOC135977685 gene encoding fibrinogen-like protein 1-like protein isoform X2, which produces MPGVGHTAALCPGPLSPGTHLRGAEPCRRLPSCCLCVGFQSSSLLLLSALSMMVLLCVAPVQGNGTLAHKKVERGFPKDCSNIPRDSPSGVQVIQPAGSPPRVVWCDMDTEGKGWTVVQRNSYNTEITWKESWSTYKYGFGNVQQDYWLGNEYLSLLTRQNIYKVRFVVEDKSNNTRYAEYDIFSVEDEPSGYPLRLGRYSGDGEDYLTTYHSGLGGIHDNMKFSTSDKDQDQTSGNCASSYGGWWYDKCQNVLLNRKGYIYWAGFCKSGECKSSLILVKPTDVCWVRQEEPILLGSSAAEKGRQY; this is translated from the exons atgcctggcgtggggcacacagcagctctgtgccctgggcccctctcacctggcactcatctgaggggggcagagccctgccggaggctgcccagctgctgtctctgtgtgg ggttccagtccagctctctcctgcttctgtctgcgctgtccatgatggtgctcctttgcgtagcccccgtgcagggcaacgggaccctggcccacaagaaggtcgagaggg ggttccccaaagactgcagcaacattcccagggacagccccagcggggtccagGTCATCCAGccagcaggctctccccctcgagtggtgtggtgtgacatggacaccgaaggcaagggctggaccgttgtccagagaaattcttacaacacagagatcacctggaaggagtcctggagcacctacaagtacggctttgggaacgtgcagcaggattactggctgggcaatgagtacctgtccctgctcacgcggcagaacatctacaaggtccgctttgtcgtggaggacaaatccaacaacacccgctacgcagagtacgacatcttcagtgtcgaggatgagcccagcgggtaccctctgaggctgggcaggtactctggggacggcgaggactatctcaccacctaccactccggcctggggggcatacacgacaacatgaagttcagcacaagtgacaaggatcaggaccagaccagtgggaactgcgcaagtagctatggaggctggtggtacgacaagtgtcagaacgtcctgctcaataggaaaggctacatctactgggcagggttctgtaagagtggggagtgcaagtcttccctcatcctggttaagccaacagacgtgtgctgggtccggcaggaggagcccatcctccttgggagcagcgccgctgagaaggggagacaatattag
- the LOC135977685 gene encoding fibrinogen-like protein 1-like protein isoform X4, which yields MGFQSSSLLLLSALSMMVLLCVAPVQGNGTLAHKKVERGFPKDCSNIPRDSPSGVQVIQPAGSPPRVVWCDMDTEGKGWTVVQRNSYNTEITWKESWSTYKYGFGNVQQDYWLGNEYLSLLTRQNIYKVRFVVEDKSNNTRYAEYDIFSVEDEPSGYPLRLGRYSGDGEDYLTTYHSGLGGIHDNMKFSTSDKDQDQTSGNCASSYGGWWYDKCQNVLLNRKGYIYWAGFCKSGECKSSLILVKPTDVCWVRQEEPILLGSSAAEKGRQY from the exons atgg ggttccagtccagctctctcctgcttctgtctgcgctgtccatgatggtgctcctttgcgtagcccccgtgcagggcaacgggaccctggcccacaagaaggtcgagaggg ggttccccaaagactgcagcaacattcccagggacagccccagcggggtccagGTCATCCAGccagcaggctctccccctcgagtggtgtggtgtgacatggacaccgaaggcaagggctggaccgttgtccagagaaattcttacaacacagagatcacctggaaggagtcctggagcacctacaagtacggctttgggaacgtgcagcaggattactggctgggcaatgagtacctgtccctgctcacgcggcagaacatctacaaggtccgctttgtcgtggaggacaaatccaacaacacccgctacgcagagtacgacatcttcagtgtcgaggatgagcccagcgggtaccctctgaggctgggcaggtactctggggacggcgaggactatctcaccacctaccactccggcctggggggcatacacgacaacatgaagttcagcacaagtgacaaggatcaggaccagaccagtgggaactgcgcaagtagctatggaggctggtggtacgacaagtgtcagaacgtcctgctcaataggaaaggctacatctactgggcagggttctgtaagagtggggagtgcaagtcttccctcatcctggttaagccaacagacgtgtgctgggtccggcaggaggagcccatcctccttgggagcagcgccgctgagaaggggagacaatattag